From a region of the Rhinolophus sinicus isolate RSC01 linkage group LG04, ASM3656204v1, whole genome shotgun sequence genome:
- the GJB2 gene encoding gap junction beta-2 protein yields the protein MDWSTLHTILGGVNKHSTSIGKIWLTVLFIFRIMILVVAAKEVWGDEQADFTCNTLQPGCKNVCYDHFFPISHIRLWALQLIFVSTPALLVAMHVAYHRHEKKRKFIRGEIKSEYKDIEEIKSQKVRIEGSLWWTYTSSIFFRVVFEAVFMYVFYIMYDGFAMQRLVKCNAWPCPNTVDCFVSRPTEKTVFTVFMIAVSGICILLNVTELCYLLIRYCSGKSKKPV from the coding sequence ATGGACTGGAGCACTTTGCATACTATTCTGGGGGGTGTCAATAAACACTCCACCAGTATCGGGAAAATCTGGCTCACCGTCCTCTTTATTTTCCGCATTATGATCCTTGTTGTAGCCGCAAAGGAAGTGTGGGGCGACGAGCAGGCCGACTTCACCTGCAACACTCTGCAGCCCGGGTGCAAAAACGTGTGCTACGACCACTTTTTCCCCATCTCCCACATCCGGCTCTGGGCCCTGCAGCTCATCTTCGTGTCCACGCCGGCCCTGCTTGTGGCCATGCACGTGGCCTACCACAGACacgagaagaaaagaaagttcatTCGGGGAGAGATAAAGAGTGAATATAAGGACATCGAAGAGATCAAAAGCCAGAAGGTCCGCATCGAAGGGTCGCTGTGGTGGACGTACACCAGCAGCATCTTTTTCCGGGTCGTCTTTGAAGCTGTCTTCATGTATGTGTTCTATATCATGTATGATGGGTTCGCCATGCAGCGTCTCGTGAAGTGTAACGCGTGGCCTTGTCCCAACACAGTGGACTGCTTTGTTTCCAGGCCCACAGAGAAGACTGTCTTTACGGTGTTCATGATTGCAGTGTCTGGAATTTGCATATTGCTAAATGTCACTGAGCTGTGTTATTTGCTCATCAGATATTGTTCTGGAAAGTCAAAAAAACCAGTTTAA
- the GJB6 gene encoding gap junction beta-6 protein → MDWGTLHTFIGGVNKHSTSIGKVWITVIFIFRVMILVVAAQEVWGDEQEDFVCNTLQPGCKNVCYDHFFPISHIRLWALQLIFVSTPALLVAMHVAYHRQEAARKFRRGEKRNEFKDLEDIKKQKVRIEGALWWTYTCSIFFRIIFEASFMYVFYFLYNGYHLPWVLKCGIDPCPNLVDCFISRPTEKTVFTIFMISASVICMLLNVAELCYLLLKVCFRKSKRAQTQRNHPSHAPKESKQNEMNELISDSGPNAVTGFPS, encoded by the coding sequence ATGGACTGGGGAACCCTGCACACATTCATCGGGGGGGTCAACAAACACTCCACCAGCATCGGGAAGGTGTGGATCACCGTCATCTTCATTTTTCGTGTCATGATCCTGGTCGTGGCTGCTCAAGAAGTTTGGGGTGACGAGCAGGAAGACTTCGTCTGCAACACTCTGCAGCCCGGATGCAAAAACGTGTGCTACGACCACTTTTTCCCCATCTCCCACATCCGGCTCTGGGCCCTGCAGCTCATCTTCGTGTCCACGCCAGCCCTGCTGGTGGCCATGCACGTGGCCTACCACAGGCAGGAGGCCGCCCGCAAGTTTCGGcgaggagagaagagaaatgaattcAAGGACCTGGAAGACATTAAAAAGCAGAAGGTTCGGATCGAGGGGGCCCTGTGGTGGACATACACCTGCAGCATCTTTTTCCGAATCATCTTCGAAGCATCCTTCATGTACGTATTTTACTTCCTGTACAATGGGTACCACCTGCCCTGGGTGCTGAAATGTGGGATCGACCCCTGCCCCAACCTCGTCGACTGCTTCATCTCTAGACCTACTGAGAAAACCGTGTTcaccatttttatgatttccGCGTCTGTGATTTGCATGCTGCTTAATGTGGCCGAGCTGTGCTACCTGCTGCTCAAGGTGTGTTTCAGGAAGTCAAAGAGAGCACAAACGCAAAGGAACCACCCCAGCCACGCCCCCAAGGAAAGCAAGCAAAACGAAATGAATGAGCTGATTTCAGATAGCGGCCCAAACGCGGTCACTGGTTTTCCAAGTTAG